In one Mucilaginibacter ginsenosidivorax genomic region, the following are encoded:
- a CDS encoding NAD(P)/FAD-dependent oxidoreductase, whose translation MDKKKGTKPRVVIIGGGFGGLELAKNLKNAPVDVLLLDKHNYHTFQPLLYQVAAGSIAADSIGFPIRRIFTKQENFRFALAEVEQIHPETNTLTSNIGTIYYDYLIIATGSNTNFFGNKEIEHFAMPMKNIPEALNLRSLILQNLEMSLVTKDPEEKAALMTFVVVGGGPTGVELSGALAEMRQLILMKDYHGLRKHNMKVYLIEGKDVVLGAFSPAASAKAKRFLEDMDVTIYNSVHVQSYDGVLLKIDDGTTILTRNVLWAAGVKGEVPAGLPPTNITRGNRIQVDEINKVNGYSNIFAIGDVSAMITAETPNGHPGVAPAAIQQGEWLAKNLVRILNNQATVPFKYKDKGSLATIGRNKAVADLGKLHFQGFFAWLLWGFVHLMSLAGFTNKGIIFFSWAINYFNKNSDNRLIVRYFDTETRMTDPESK comes from the coding sequence ATGGATAAAAAGAAAGGTACAAAGCCACGTGTCGTGATCATCGGCGGCGGTTTTGGAGGACTTGAATTAGCAAAGAACCTTAAAAATGCGCCGGTAGATGTACTGCTGCTTGATAAACATAATTACCATACATTTCAGCCCTTGCTGTACCAGGTAGCTGCCGGTTCTATAGCCGCCGATTCTATCGGTTTCCCAATCAGGAGGATTTTTACAAAACAGGAGAACTTCAGGTTTGCGCTTGCAGAGGTTGAACAGATACACCCTGAAACCAACACGCTTACCAGCAATATAGGTACGATATATTACGATTACCTGATTATTGCGACAGGTTCAAATACCAACTTTTTTGGCAACAAGGAAATTGAACACTTTGCTATGCCGATGAAGAATATCCCGGAGGCATTAAACCTGCGTAGTTTGATATTGCAAAATCTCGAAATGTCGTTAGTCACCAAAGATCCGGAAGAGAAAGCAGCTTTGATGACTTTTGTTGTAGTAGGTGGGGGGCCAACCGGCGTAGAGCTATCAGGTGCGCTTGCCGAAATGCGGCAGTTAATTTTGATGAAAGATTATCATGGCTTGCGTAAACATAATATGAAAGTTTACCTGATTGAGGGTAAGGATGTTGTGCTTGGCGCCTTCTCGCCGGCAGCATCGGCAAAAGCGAAAAGGTTTTTGGAAGATATGGACGTTACTATTTACAATAGCGTACACGTGCAAAGCTACGATGGTGTTTTGCTTAAAATAGATGATGGAACAACCATACTTACCCGCAATGTTTTATGGGCTGCAGGCGTAAAAGGCGAGGTACCCGCCGGCTTACCCCCAACTAATATTACAAGGGGTAACCGCATACAAGTTGATGAAATTAATAAAGTAAATGGTTATAGCAATATTTTTGCCATTGGCGATGTATCGGCTATGATTACGGCCGAGACACCGAACGGGCATCCGGGAGTTGCTCCTGCCGCTATCCAGCAGGGGGAGTGGCTTGCCAAAAACCTGGTGCGGATATTGAATAACCAGGCTACTGTACCATTTAAATATAAAGATAAAGGATCGTTAGCTACAATTGGGCGTAACAAAGCTGTGGCCGATTTAGGGAAGTTGCATTTCCAGGGTTTTTTTGCCTGGTTATTGTGGGGCTTTGTGCATTTAATGTCGTTGGCCGGTTTTACCAATAAGGGAATTATATTTTTTAGCTGGGCAATTAACTACTTTAATAAAAACAGCGATAACCGCCTGATTGTACGTTATTTTGATACGGAAACCCGGATGACGGATCCCGAGTCTAAATAA
- the argB gene encoding acetylglutamate kinase — translation MNKSDTVSIKSTEIAGKKSLHVIKIGGNVIDNSENLYHFLKDFETLDGYKILVHGGGKVATQIAGDLGIEAKLVDGRRITDIETLKVVTMVYGGLINKNIVAQLQRFGNNAIGLTGADGNFIKAKKRPVKTIDYGFVGDIDENSINPGNISKLMEAGFTPVFCAITHDGEGQLLNTNADTIASALAVNLASLYDTTLIYCFEKKGVLQDIDDEDSLIREINPEHYEELKKERIIHSGMLPKLDNAFTAIACGVKAVIIGKSDDLGNIKNNKPFGTRLSKTT, via the coding sequence ATGAACAAAAGTGATACAGTTTCTATTAAATCGACCGAAATAGCAGGCAAAAAAAGTCTGCATGTTATCAAAATCGGTGGAAATGTAATAGATAACTCCGAAAACTTATATCATTTCCTGAAAGATTTTGAAACGCTGGATGGATATAAAATATTGGTACATGGCGGAGGCAAGGTAGCCACACAAATAGCAGGAGATTTGGGGATTGAAGCGAAGCTTGTTGATGGCCGGCGCATAACAGATATAGAAACGCTAAAAGTGGTTACCATGGTATATGGCGGCCTCATCAATAAAAATATAGTGGCTCAGTTACAACGTTTTGGTAATAACGCTATAGGGCTTACAGGCGCTGATGGCAATTTCATAAAAGCAAAAAAACGCCCGGTAAAAACTATCGATTATGGTTTTGTAGGCGATATCGACGAAAACTCTATCAACCCGGGTAATATAAGCAAATTGATGGAAGCGGGCTTTACCCCTGTTTTTTGCGCGATAACGCATGATGGCGAAGGGCAGTTGTTAAACACCAATGCCGATACCATTGCATCGGCATTAGCGGTGAACCTGGCATCGTTATATGATACAACGCTGATATATTGCTTTGAAAAAAAGGGGGTTTTGCAGGATATTGATGATGAAGATTCATTAATACGGGAGATAAACCCGGAGCATTACGAAGAATTAAAAAAGGAACGAATTATACACAGCGGTATGCTGCCTAAACTCGATAATGCATTTACAGCAATAGCCTGCGGCGTAAAAGCTGTAATAATTGGCAAAAGCGACGATTTAGGAAATATAAAGAACAACAAACCATTTGGAACTCGTTTAAGTAAAACCACATGA
- the proC gene encoding pyrroline-5-carboxylate reductase produces the protein MNASQQIAILGSGNIGLSLAKGLVKAGICKPQQITLTRRNVAALADYAALGYHTTDNNLKAVKKSDIIVLAVLPQQLNKLLDEIRPAIKPEKQLLISVISGVSCSDIRQQLELNVQVVRAMPNTAIAIGHSMTCIATDNGTNKNINLVKSLFDTVGVSIQINEELMTSATALCACGIAFFLRSIRAASQGGTEIGFHAGDALKMAAQTAKGAADLLLQLSSHPEQEIDKVTSPSGCTIAGLNEMEHNGFSSAMIKGIKLSAEKAGDLYKKEEH, from the coding sequence ATGAACGCATCACAGCAAATAGCCATTTTGGGCTCTGGAAACATCGGGCTTTCGTTAGCCAAAGGGTTGGTTAAAGCAGGTATTTGCAAACCCCAGCAAATAACACTTACACGCAGAAATGTAGCTGCACTGGCAGATTACGCCGCTTTAGGCTACCATACTACTGATAACAATTTAAAAGCCGTTAAAAAATCGGATATCATAGTTTTGGCAGTTTTACCTCAACAATTAAATAAATTACTTGACGAGATAAGGCCTGCCATTAAGCCCGAAAAACAACTCCTGATATCAGTAATATCCGGCGTTAGCTGCAGCGATATTCGCCAGCAACTGGAATTAAACGTACAGGTGGTGCGTGCGATGCCTAATACTGCGATTGCCATTGGCCACTCCATGACCTGTATTGCCACAGATAACGGTACCAATAAAAACATTAACCTGGTAAAATCACTTTTTGATACCGTTGGTGTAAGCATCCAGATTAATGAAGAATTAATGACATCAGCTACCGCGCTTTGTGCCTGCGGCATCGCCTTCTTTTTACGCTCTATCCGCGCTGCATCGCAAGGCGGTACCGAGATTGGTTTTCATGCCGGCGACGCATTGAAAATGGCTGCACAAACGGCCAAAGGCGCTGCCGATTTGTTATTGCAGCTATCATCGCACCCCGAACAGGAAATTGATAAGGTAACATCACCAAGTGGTTGTACCATTGCCGGCCTTAATGAGATGGAACACAATGGCTTTAGTTCGGCCATGATCAAGGGGATTAAATTATCCGCCGAAAAGGCCGGCGACCTTTATAAAAAGGAAGAGCATTAA